GGACAGGTAGCGGTCGGAGCTGTAATTTTAAACAGAGTTAACAACTCAAAATTTCCAAAAACAGTAGCGGGTGTAATATACCAACCCGGTGCATTTACAGCAGTATCAGACGGGCAGATTAATGTTCCTATTAACCCAAAATCTACTGTTGTAAAGGCGGCAAGGGATGCTTTAGCAGGTTGGGATCCTACTGACGGGTGCCTATACTATTGGAATCCGGCTACAGCCACCAGTAAATGGATTTGGTCGAGAAAAGTAAGATATAAGGTCGGTAAGCATTGGTTCGGCATATAATACGGAGGTGATAATATGGCTGATAATGGCTTTCATTTAAATGATAGAAGAAGATCATGGGCAGTACCCCTTGCGGTTATAGCGATACTGGCTCTAGTAGGGGTATCAATGTGGGGATACTATCAGAACAGGCAGTTAAAAAGATTACAGGTTTTAATGACAAACCAGTATAACAGGGCTTTTGTTGATTTATCTGATTATGTTGATAATGTTGAGGCCCTAATGGCAAAATCTTTGGTTACTTCAACACCCGTAAGTACATCAAAAATGTTGGAAGAGGTGTGGAGGCAGTCAAATCTCGCGCAAACGAATATGGGGCAGCTTCCGGTAGCACCCCCAATACTTGAAAAGACATCCAACTTTTTAACACAAGCGGGTGATATGGCATATTCCCTTAATAACAAAACTATGAATGGTATTCCTTTGAATGACAAAGAGTATGATGCCCTGAAAAAGCTTCACGGGTATGCGGTTTCTCTCCAAAAGAACCTGCAGGGAATCGAGACTCAGGTTATTCAGGGGAAAATGTCATGGGGTAATTATGCTAAAAAAGGTAATTTTTTGATGGCTTCTAAGTCAAAAGATCCTCAGGCAAGTCAGTTTGAGAATATTGACAAAACCTTTCAGGAGTATCCCACTCTTATATACGATGGTCCCTACTCAGACCATATGCTTAAATCAAAGCCTCAGGGATTAGGCAATAAAAAAGTTACGGTATCAGAGGCTAAAAATATTGCTGTAAACTTTATAGGCAAAGATAGGGTCAGCGGTGTAAAGCAGCTTGAAAATAATGACCTTGGTAACATTAAAACATACAGGTTTAAAGTTTCATACAAAAATGAAAAGGACAGCGAGTCCGCAGAGGTTGAAGTTACTCAGCAAGGTGGACAGGTTTACCTTATGTTGAGGAACAGGGATATCGGCAAAGACACTGTAAATATGGAAAAAGCAAAGAAATTGGCTAAAGACTACTTGTCCACAAAGGGATATAAGAATATGGTGGACACCTATTACCAAAAGGTTGATGGTACAGCTGTTATCAGTTATGCATACAAGCAGGGTGGGGTAATTGTTTACCCTGATCTTATCAAGGTCAAAATTGCGCTGGATAATGGAGAAATAATAGGTGTTGAGGCAAAGGGTTATCTATATAACCATAAAGTAAGAAGTATTCCTAAAACAACTCTTACGTTAGAGCAAGCTCGTTCAAAGGTTAATAACAGGATTAAAATAGACAGGCAGGGAGAAGCGATCATACCAACTAATTTTAAGACTGAAAAATATTGTTATGAGTTTATGGGCAAGGTGGATGGACGTAATTTTATTATATACATCAACGCTTTGACCGGAGCAGAAGAGGATGTACTAATGCTTGTATCAACACCTGAAGGTACTCTTACTATGTAAATCAGATAGACATATATTGCTAAAAAAGATTTGATAGGTGCGAAAGTGCCTCTTCAAGTCTTTTTTTGTATGTAGAAGTTTTAAATGGTTGCTAATGAGCAAAAATTATATTAGAATTCAAATTATTAGAAGCCTAATTTATGATGAAAGGAATTGATTATAAAAATGGAGCCAAAGGAGTTGAACTTGCTTCTTATAAAGGTTGGGGCAATACACAGAAGAAGATCAGCGAACGAATTTATGAAAGAAGAGCTTTCATCCGGCCAACCAAGAATGTTAAACTATTTATTTCAAAATAATGGGTGTATACAGAGAGAGATAGCCGTTGACTTTAATATGGAACCTGCATCCATAACAAGTGTTTTAAACAGCATGGAAAAAGCGGGACTTATAGTCAGGAAGCCTGTCAGCGGAGATAAACGTGCACTTGAAGTGTGGCTTACTGACAAGGGATATGAAAAGAAGAAGGTTGTAGATGATATATTCATAAAGATGGAAGGCATATGCTTTCAAGGATTTAATGAGAGGGAAAAAAATGAGGCAAAGGACTATCTGATAAAGATTTACAATAATATGTTAAACTGGGAGAGGGAAAATAAATAGAAATAAAAAATGTATATTAATTTCATTGCTAATGCATATGGTAAAATATATAATTTATGTTAAAGAATACAATTTGATGGAGGCCAAAATGGATAGGAAATTTAAGCAATGCATCTTTAACATAGTAGGATTTTTCATACTTGCAGTAGGAATAGTTGATATTATAAATGCATCTTGTGGGGCAAAAATAAGTTCTATTGTGTGGACCAGAGCAGTTCCGGGTATTATATTATTAATCATTGGATTTATATTTATTAAATACGGTAAAAAAGTAGCGAATGAAGTGCATGATGATAATCAGAGTATAGAACAGACACAAATAAAGAGTTGTGAATACTTAGGTATAGGACTTCTTTATATAATTTATTTTTTCAGGTGTCTTTTCATTCTTGCTATCTCTCAGACAACGTACATACTGGAGGCATTGCATAATACACCTGTAGAATTTAAGAAAAAAGTTATGGAAACGCATATTCAGGTCATGCTTTTAAATATTCCAATAACAATAGTATATGTATTGTGTATTGTTTTAGGCATATATCTTATGGTGAGGGGTAAAAAGGGACTTTATTCGGACCATGCGGTACTCGCTACAGAGAAGAGACAGGAAGATAATATTTGATATAAAATAATGATTATGGCATACTCAAAGCAGAAATTAAAATTGGGATTATGGAGGAATTATTTTTATGGCATTAAGGAATATTCGCACTGTGGAGGATGAAGTTTTACGTAAAAAATGCAGGCCGGTGGAGGAAGTTAATGATAAGATACGAGAGCTGTTAAAGGATATGGCGGATACCATGTACAATACAGGCAATGGAGCAGGACTGGCAGCACCTCAGGTAGGTATTCTTAAGAGGGCTATTGTAATAGATATGGGTGACGGCCTGATAAATTTAGTGAATCCCGAAATTTTAGAGCAAAAAGGATCTCAGGAGGTAATTGAGGGATGTCTGAGTATCCCCGGCAAGTGGGGAAAGGTCATAAGACCTGCTGAAGTCAAAGTTAGAGCATTAAATGAAAAAGGTGAAGAGGTTGTAATAACCGGTAAAAAGGAAATGGCAAAATGCTTATGTCATGAGATAGACCATCTTGACGGTATTCTTTTTACGGACAAAGTAACAGAATACATTGAGGAATAGGGACTTATATGGAAAACTATGATATAGTCAAAAAGGATTTTAATGAAATATCAGATATAGTTGAAGAAAGATGGAATCATAATAACTGCTACTTCAAAAACCTTATGAAATATCTCAGTGAGGATAATGAGCTTATTCTTGAAATTGGCTGCGGTAAAGGTGAGCTTTCAAATCTGTTGGCTAAAAGAAGCGAGCACGTTATTGCAGTTGATTTGGCAGACAAGATGATAGAAAAGGCTATTTCTCAATATGGATATAAAAATATAGATTTTATCAGTAAAAACATACTTGATATGGAGTTTGAGGAAAATAGCCTGGATGCTATAATTACTACTGCTACAGCACATCATTTACCCTACGAGTGGTTGATTTTGTTTGCCCTGAAAACCTTGAAACCCGGAGGTAAGCTTATAGTACTTGACCTTTATAAGGTAAAGACCTTTACGGATATGTTTTTTAATTTACTGGCAGTTATACCCAATATGTTTATGAACATAGTGTATAACAATAAAATTAAAACCGGTGATGTACATAGCAGAGAAGTATGGAAAAGACATGGAGAACATGATACATATATGACATTAAAAGACATGAGAATGCTTACCCAAAAGCATTTGCCCGGTGCTGTGATCAGAAGGAAGCTGTTCTGGAGATATCTTATGGTTTGGGAAAAATAGCATCAAGGAGGCTGTAAATAAATGGCCCTTTATGTAGCGGTAATATCTGCTCTTATTACATATATTAGTACTGCAGTTGTTATTAAGAAAATTAAAACAGGTGAAGATGAGTTTACGGCAGTTGCCTTAGGAGGCATATCTTTTGCGGTACTTATAGGTTGTATTATGTTGGAGGTAAGTGGAAGAGTATAAAAAATTTGTGGAACATTTTTCATATAGCTTAGTCTAATACTATATAGCCGGCAAATAATACTAAAAATTACGTATAGGAGATGATTTATATGAAAAGAACTGTTTCTGCATTAATACTGACGGGTGCTGTTGCTTTATCAAGTACATTTACATTTGCCCAGTCAGCCGACAATAAAGATAATAAATTTAATGATATATCAGGACACTGGTGTAATTCAGCGGTTCAAATGCTTATGGAGAAGAATGTTATGCCATTTACAGGTGAGAAGTTCAGTCCCGCCAAAGCAATAACCAGAGGCGAATTTGTATCCTTGCTGCATGATGCGTTAGGAATACAGATAGAATACTTTGCAGCGCCCCAGATAAAGGATTATTTTGATGATGTGGATCAGAATGCAGCTTACGCTTTGGATTTGATTGATCTTGTAACTGCGAATATTATAGAAAAGGGAGGGAAATTCAATCCCGGTGCTTCTATTTCCAGAGAGGAAATGATTCATTATGTAATGAATGCCTACAAGTATCAGATGGGTGACAAATACGCTCTCATAAATATAAAGCCTCCTTTCTTTAGTGATGACAGCGAGGTAACTCCAGAGTTCGGAGGGGATGTTGGTAGAGCTGCACATTACAAACTCATATCAGGCTCAAAGGGAATGTTTCATCCTAAGGCTAACACAACAAGGGGTGAAGCAGCTGTAGTAGTAAGTAAGCTAGTTAGCCTTCTTGAAAAACAGAACCCTGTTGTGACAGTTACACCTGAGGCGGAAATTAAAGATGATTCTATAGTTATGAAAGTAACTCTCAAAAATAACTCAAAAAAGGCAGTCAGCTTCAATCATTCGTCTGGACAAAAATATGATTTTAAACTTCTGGATTCAGATAAGAAAATACTTTACACATGGTCTGCCGACAAATTATTTACAATGGCATTAATGTACTCAAAGATAGAAGCGGGTGAATCGGTTGTTTATACTGAAACTCTAAGCGGAGATCAATATAAAGCAATAAAGGATAAAATAGCTTCAATGAAAGCTTATGTTCTTGGTAGTTCAGATGAATTTACTTTAGATACTCAAGGATACGAGGTTGTACTTAAATAGAATAATACATGAAAACATGAATTGGTAAATTATTAAGGGAGACGTAAAACGTCTCCCTTTGTCATATACTAGATTAAGACATATCAGAAAAAAATTGAAATACAATTAGGATAATAGTAATATTATATTGAATGTATAATATTACATATATAGATCAACGGGAGGAACCAAGTGGAAAATAACATTGATGAACAGTTTTCTTCAATTACAACGGACGAAAATAAAAAAAGACTGCCAGGGCCTGTAGCCTCCGGAATTCTTTTTTCAATAGTAACCATTTTACTCACCTTTGGAGGGCCTATCCTGAATTTTAAAAACAGTTATCTAAAAAGTGGAATGGGAGAATTGATTTTTATTCTACTGCCGGTAGTGGTTTTTTTAATTATAGGAAGATATGATATAAAAAGAACGTTAAATTTAAGAGGAACCAGACCTTTGAATTATCTGCTTGTAGTGCTCTTGACATTGTTTGGAATGCCTGTGGTAGGCGTTCTCAATGCAATAACCTATGGATTGATAAGAGAAATTTTTGGACGAAACCTGCCTGTACCAAAAGTAATTGTAAACGATGTACCTACGCTTTTTATAGCTCTACTGGTTATAGGGGTTTCGGCAGCAGTTTGCGAGGAAGTTATGTTCCGTGGTCTTATACAGAACGGTTACCGCAAATATGGTATCGCTGTTTCTCTTGGAATAACATCTGTATTGTTCGGCCTTCTGCACCGTGATATTCAAAAGGCTGTAAGCACTATTCTTCTCGGTGCATTAATAGGTTTTATTGTATATAGAACAGGAAGCATTTTTACAGGAATGATCGCCCATTTTACCAATAATGCTTCGGCTGTAATTTTGGCTTTCATGGCATCTAAAATGACGGGGTATTTAAATGGAGAGGATATCCAGCAAGCACAAAGTTTTGATTTTTCATATTTGCCTACAGCTTCCATAGTAATTGCTTTCTTATTCTATACTATTATTTATATGGCTTTAGTTTCAGGCTTTGTAGCCTTGTTGTATGCATTTTACAGAAGTACAAAGCAGGATGTAAAGATAATGGAGGAAGAAGCAGGCCAATACGAATTGACACATGAAAAACTCGGGCTTCCTGCAATTCTAAGTATGCTGCCGGGACTTGTAATTATTTTATTTACATTCTTGTATCAGATAATGAAATTAAAATGGGGTTAAAATCAAAAAAATTGGGCCATAGCCCAATTTTTTTATCAAAGAAGTCTTATATCCTTACCCGCTAAAACCAATCTGTCAAAGTAGCCTACAATCCTTGAAGCAATACGCTCTGTATATAGCTCATAAAGTTTTTTAGGGCCTATATTTGTAGAAATAATAGTTTTACAGGTACGAACTGTGTTTTGAGATTGTCGGCTGTTTAGTATATTTAATAACTCTGCATATCTTGCATCACTTAACGGTTCGGTACCAAGGTCGTCTATTATTAGCAGTTCCACAGAAAAAATGCTCTGATATTTATCATCGGCATATTCATCTTCCTTGTAGTTCCTCATTTTATGTTCTGTGATAATATCAAACAGAGCAGGAGCTGTAAGATATAACACTGTTCTACCCTGATTTATGAGTTCTCTTGCAATACAAAAAGATAGAAAAGTTTTTCCCACCCCGGTTCGGCCGTTGAAAAAAAGGTTCTTCTGGTTTGGATCATCTATATTTTTAATGAACTCAATACAACTTTTCATTATATTATTTATATTTTCCCTTGGTGATATCCCAATACCATACTTAGCTTCATTTACTTCATCAGGATAAAGCATTTCGTTAAAGTTATCAAAACATTCCTTGCCATTAACATTTACGTTTGACTGAGCAAATAAATGGCTTATAATTTGCTGCCTGTAACAGGAACATCGCTGTGAACCTGCGGTGCCAGTTATATATCCCGTATCCTTGCACTTTTCACACTGGTATGGAGGCATTATGCAATCTAAACTTATATTATGTTCTGCCAGCAATTCGTTTCTGGTAGCCGAAAGTTCCGCTATTTTTTCAGTAAGTTCGTTTAAAATAACTGACCTGTCTCCGCTTATTGATAATATAAGCCTATTGTATTTTATTCCCAGCCGGTTAATCATACTTTCAATTTCACGTAGCTGGGGTATCTTCTCATATATCTGTAGTTTTCTCTGTTCCACAATATCTGCGGCAAGCTTTTGGCGTCTTTCGTACTCTCTCGCAATAATATTATGTATATCCCTATTCATAAACTACCTCTTTCATCCTTTTATGTGGTTTACCTATTTTGAGGTGTTTGTAAAAAAGTTTTCAAAGTAATCATCATCGTATTCCCTTTGCTCAAAGTTATCCCTTTGAGACTGTTTAGGCTTAGTTTTCTGTGTGCCCTGGACTGATTGTGGCTGGGTCTTAATACTGTTTTCATATCCAAGTATTTCTTCAACAGTTACCAGTCCCAAGTCATGCCAGCGGGTTAATACACTGTTAAGGAACTTAAAGTCAGGATTTGTCTTTCCAACGGTTTTTTTCAAGGCTAGTTCAATAACATCAAACCCGTACTTATAATCAATAACCCATCTTTCTACGTACTCACTTTCGTATTCTGTCAGGGCCCTTCTAAGACGAAGCTTCTTGATAATGGTACCTTTAATACCCCGGACCTGAGACATATCCTCAAAGTATTTTTCAAGGTCAAAAAAATTCTGGATACCCCTTCTATGCCAGTTTGTTGCAACAGCCTCTATATAACTTTTGTGAAAGGTATTATTGTCATGGCAGTATTTAAAAAGGGTGTACATGACATCCTCGTCAAATTTGTATATGGTAAACCAGTTATCTATAGTCAGATACCAGTTTGGAGCCATAAGCCCCTGAAAAAACTTTGAATTGATTGCGGCGAGGGTATTGTTCCTACTTTTATTCTTCTCAAAGTTTTCATTAGCCTGCTCAGGAGATGATATTGACTTTAACCGATACATTCTCTTTATTTCAGCTTCTTTTAAGTCACTGAGCTGTATTTTGTCTTCTACCCAGTTGATAACTTCCAAATTATCAAGACTGGTCAAGGCGGACTTAACCTCATCCAGAGAAAGGTTAAGAGTCTTTGCAAGTTCGTCTGAGGTTACCTTCTTATTATGTTTGCAAAGGAACAGCATATAAATATATACCTTTACGCATGTGCTGTCCATGGAAGGCATATACTGGCTGATAAAAATATCTGACACCAATGTGTCAGAGTAAAGTAATGACTTGAAATCCTCAAAATACATTTTGACTCCCGTAAACGTTATTTATTATAATTACTAAAATAATAATATTATTATAATTATAGCATATAAAGGACTGATAATTTATTAGTAATAATTATAAAATATTAAATACAGTATAATTCAGTGATAGAATGTTTTATACTATTCAATACTTACTGATAAATGAAGGATACATATTTCTTATATTCATTTTTAACAGAAGACATTGTCAAATTTCATATTATATTATCAAATTAGAGAAAAAGTGAATTATATATAATTTAAAACTTCAAAAATGTATTGACTAATAGGTTGTCTTAGTGTTAACATACTAATTAATAAAGGCAAAGGCGCTGCAGATATTTTTCTGTAGTGCTTTTATTTTTATCTTTATTTATGAAATTTTAAATTAATAGTGGCTATTGTATGGACGGATAAATTTATGTTTATTTTGTACATATAGATGTGCTATCCACGATGACGTGTTTTTGCAAATATAATTTGTAATAATGCGTTTTTTTATTTTCAATTTAAGATAAGGAGTTGATTTTATGTTTAATTCAGTGGATGTAATTTGGACATTGATAGCAGCAGCACTGGTATTTTTTATGCAGGCAGGATTTGCAATGGTGGAAACAGGGTTTACCCGAGCAAAAAACGCAGGAAACATAATTATGAAAAATCTTATGGATTTTGCATTGGGCTCACTGGTTTTCTGGTTTATAGGCTTTGGCATTATGTTTGGAACCAGTAAGTTTGGGATTTTTGGATTACCGAGTCTCTTTGCCACTGGGGATGGAGTTAATCAAGCATTACCGGGTTCCGTGTTCCTTATATTTCAGACAGTGTTTTGTGCAACTGCGGCAACAATTGTCTCGGGTGCCATGGCTGAACGAACAAAGTTTATATCATACTGTATCTACAGTGTAGCAATAAGTGTGATTGTTTATCCTGTATCGGGTCACTGGATATGGGGCGGCGGGTGGTTAGCAGACTTAGGATTCCACGATTTTGCAGGGTCTACAGCGGTTCATATGGTAGGCGGAATTGCTGCTCTGATTGGTGCTAAAATTCTTGGACCCCGTATAGGAAAGTTTGATAAAAACGGAAAACCGAAGGCTATCCCGGGACATAGCCTTACATTAGGGGCTCTTGGTGTCTTTATATTATGGTTTGGATGGTTCGGCTTCAACCCCGGCTCAACAGTTTCAGCTACCGGGGATGGTACTCTTATATCAATGGGAAATATATTTATTACTACAAACTTGGCAGCGGCCGCAGCGGCAACAGTTGCAATGATTATTACATGGGTCAGATATAAAAAACCTGATGTATCCATGACTTTAAATGCTGCATTAGGAGGTCTTGTAGCAATAACTGCAGGCTGTGATGCAGTAAGTGCCAAAGGGGCTGTTGCAATTGGTATTATAGCGGCATTTGTGGTTGTATTCGGAATAGAATTTATTGACAAGGTTGCTAAGATTGATGACCCGGTTGGAGCAATTGGAGTACACGGCTTATGTGGTGCAACAGGAACTCTTATGGTTGGTGTATTTGCTACAGACGGAGGTATTTTGTATGGGGGCGGATTTCATTATTTTGGAGTACAGCTCCTTGGAATAGTTTCAGTCGCAGCATGGGTTGTTGTATCTATGGCTATTATTTTCACAATTATTAATAAGACTGTGGGGTTGAGGGTTTCACGTGAAGAGGAAATCGCCGGTCTTGATATTGAAGAACATGGCCTTGTCAGTTCGTATGCAGATTTTATGCCGATACTTGATATATCTGAGAGTGCCGGTGAAGCAGCAGTAGCCATTGATGATGCAGTACCAATTATTCATAAAAAATCAGATTCACCGGTTGGGTCCGATGCAAAAATGACTAAAATAGAAATAGTGACCAAGCAAATTAAATTTGAAGCTTTAAAGGAAGCTATGAATAATATCGGGGTAACAGGAATGACAGTATCAAACGTTCTTGGATGCGGTATGCAGAAAGGAAGTACCGAATACTACCGGGGGGTTGAAATGGAGATAAAACTTCTGCCCAAAATAAGAGTAGAAATTGTTATATGCAAAATTCCTGTTTCAACTGTAATAAATGCAGCAAAAAAAGTACTTTATACAGGCAATATAGGTGATGGAAAAATCTTTGTTTATGATGTCGAGAATGTGGTAAAAGTACGTACGGGTGAAGAAGGATATGATGCATTGCAGGACGATTAATTATTATTGATAAGTAGTTTCCCCATATTTCAAGCCAAACCTTTGAGATTGACTTTCTTTAAACGGTTTGGTTTGTTTTTTTGACAGAGGATTAAACATAGACAAAAGGACCTTTTTAATTAAAACACTGTTAATGTTTAGCAATACAGACCATGGGTATAATAAAAGTATCATAATTAAACCGAATGCACAAAAACATTATGACTGCATTATGGTATTAATAGGAGGGCAAAAAATATGATTAGTGAAAAGATGAATGATTTATTAAACAGACAGGTTCAGAAAGAATTTTACTCTGCTTACTTATATCTTGGTTTTGAAGCATATTTTCAACACCAGAATCTTGATGGGTTTGCAAATTTCTTCCATGTACAGGTACAAGAAGAACGCGACCATGCAATGAAGTTTTTCAACTATATTACTCAGGCAGGAGGAAAGGTCAAACTATATCAGGTAGATGAGCCCGAAGATAAATTCAATAATCCCGAGGAAATATTTGATCATACATTGAAGCATGAGCAGGAGGTTACAAAATCCATATACAATCTGGTAGATAATGCACTGGCTGAAAGGGATCACGGAACAAATTCTTTTCTCCAGTGGTTTGTAACTGAGCAGGTTGAAGAAGAAGCAACCGTTGACAAGGTTCTGAGAAAACTTCAGTTAATAAAGAACGACCCCCATGCTTTGCTCATGCTGGATGCAGAACTTGCTACCAGAGTGTACACGGCTCCTGTAGCAGAAACAGTTTAATATTTTATTTTAATAAAAAACCGCCCGGTTCAACATGAACCGAGCGGTTTTTTCATAGATCTTAGTTTTATTTGAATGATGCCCAGTTTAAATATACAAATCCGAGCTTGGTTACTACATAGTTTTGTAAATTCTTGTCTATAACGATTGGATCGGTATAGAAGAATATAGGCGCTACTCCGGCTTCATCCATGAGAAGCTTTTCTGCGTCATGATACAATTGCATACGCTTTGCAGGATCTGTTTCTTTCTTTGCATCAGCTATTGCCTTGTCATATGCAGGGTTCTTATATTTTGAGTCATTCTGAGGGTTATTTGAAGTTATCAGATCCATAAATGTTGAAGGATCCATATAGTCTCCAACCCAACCGTCACGAGCGATATCAAACAAACCATTCTTTCTGGACTCCTGGAATACGTTCCATTCCTGAGCCTGAATTTCAACTTCGATTCCCAGATTTGTCTTTAACTGCTGTTGAATTGCTTCAGCAACGGCTTCGTGACCTGCACCTGTGCTTAAACCATAGGTTACTTTAGGGAAACCTTTTCCGTCAGGATAACCTGCTTCAGCTAAAAGCTTCTTTGCTTCAGCAACATTCTTCTGGTAATCTTCAGGTTTTACTGAATAGAAATCTCCGCCTTTTGTACGGAAGTCAGGTGATTGGCTAACATCAGCTATACCATAAGGTACAAAGCCTGATGCAGGAGTTTCGCCTGATTTTCTAACCTTTTCAGTAATGTAGTTACGATCAATTGCAAGAGATACTGCTTTTCTAACCTTTGGGTTATCAAATGGTGCTTTAGTATTAAGCAGAGCCAGGTAGTAAGTTCCAAGCTGTGGTAAAATCTGAAGATTTCCGGCAGCTTTCTCTGCAGGCATTTCATCATGTGGTATATTTCTTGCAAAAGATATCTGTTTGTTCTTGAATGCACCAAGAATAGCATTTGTATCATTCATCAACAACCATTCAATCTTTGGTGCAACTATAGTGTCTTTATCCCAGTAGTTTTCGTTCTTCTCAAAGACCAGCTTTGAAGAGTGTTTCCAACTTGTCAAAACATATGGACCATTTCCAATATAAGTTTTTGGATCAAGAGTCCATTTGTCCGGATTCTTTGATACAACATCTTCTCTCAAAGGAACAAGAGTTGGGAAGGCTACGATTTCAGTAAAGAATGGGCAAACATTCTCCAGCGTTACTTCAAGAGTGCTATCATTAATAGCTTTAACTCCTAATGTATTGATATCAGCGCCATTAGTGTTGATAGCTTCACCATTCTTAATAAAATACAGGTAATAAGCATAGTCGGAAGCTGTTTTAGGGTCAATTGCTCTTTTCCAAGAGTAAACAAAATCATTTGCAGTTACAGCTTTACCGTCCGACCATTTGGCATCCTTACGGATATGGAATGTATAAACTTTGTTATCTGCACTTACGTCCCATTTTTCAGCAGTTCCAGGAACGATTTTACCTTCTTTGTCATAAGTAGTTAGACCTTCAAAAGCACAGTTAATATAAGTACCGCCATCCAGAGACTTATTAAGTGAAGGATCTATAGATGCTGGCTCTGAAGCGATACTTGCACTAATGCCTTTAGTATCGCTGGAAGAACTTCCACAGCCGGCAAATACGGTTAGTATAGTAGCCAGTGAAAGTACAAGAGCTAATATTCTTTTCATTT
This region of Clostridium sp. BNL1100 genomic DNA includes:
- the ypeB gene encoding germination protein YpeB translates to MADNGFHLNDRRRSWAVPLAVIAILALVGVSMWGYYQNRQLKRLQVLMTNQYNRAFVDLSDYVDNVEALMAKSLVTSTPVSTSKMLEEVWRQSNLAQTNMGQLPVAPPILEKTSNFLTQAGDMAYSLNNKTMNGIPLNDKEYDALKKLHGYAVSLQKNLQGIETQVIQGKMSWGNYAKKGNFLMASKSKDPQASQFENIDKTFQEYPTLIYDGPYSDHMLKSKPQGLGNKKVTVSEAKNIAVNFIGKDRVSGVKQLENNDLGNIKTYRFKVSYKNEKDSESAEVEVTQQGGQVYLMLRNRDIGKDTVNMEKAKKLAKDYLSTKGYKNMVDTYYQKVDGTAVISYAYKQGGVIVYPDLIKVKIALDNGEIIGVEAKGYLYNHKVRSIPKTTLTLEQARSKVNNRIKIDRQGEAIIPTNFKTEKYCYEFMGKVDGRNFIIYINALTGAEEDVLMLVSTPEGTLTM
- a CDS encoding MarR family transcriptional regulator codes for the protein MNLLLIKVGAIHRRRSANEFMKEELSSGQPRMLNYLFQNNGCIQREIAVDFNMEPASITSVLNSMEKAGLIVRKPVSGDKRALEVWLTDKGYEKKKVVDDIFIKMEGICFQGFNEREKNEAKDYLIKIYNNMLNWERENK
- the def gene encoding peptide deformylase, with the protein product MALRNIRTVEDEVLRKKCRPVEEVNDKIRELLKDMADTMYNTGNGAGLAAPQVGILKRAIVIDMGDGLINLVNPEILEQKGSQEVIEGCLSIPGKWGKVIRPAEVKVRALNEKGEEVVITGKKEMAKCLCHEIDHLDGILFTDKVTEYIEE
- a CDS encoding class I SAM-dependent methyltransferase is translated as MENYDIVKKDFNEISDIVEERWNHNNCYFKNLMKYLSEDNELILEIGCGKGELSNLLAKRSEHVIAVDLADKMIEKAISQYGYKNIDFISKNILDMEFEENSLDAIITTATAHHLPYEWLILFALKTLKPGGKLIVLDLYKVKTFTDMFFNLLAVIPNMFMNIVYNNKIKTGDVHSREVWKRHGEHDTYMTLKDMRMLTQKHLPGAVIRRKLFWRYLMVWEK
- a CDS encoding S-layer homology domain-containing protein, whose translation is MKRTVSALILTGAVALSSTFTFAQSADNKDNKFNDISGHWCNSAVQMLMEKNVMPFTGEKFSPAKAITRGEFVSLLHDALGIQIEYFAAPQIKDYFDDVDQNAAYALDLIDLVTANIIEKGGKFNPGASISREEMIHYVMNAYKYQMGDKYALINIKPPFFSDDSEVTPEFGGDVGRAAHYKLISGSKGMFHPKANTTRGEAAVVVSKLVSLLEKQNPVVTVTPEAEIKDDSIVMKVTLKNNSKKAVSFNHSSGQKYDFKLLDSDKKILYTWSADKLFTMALMYSKIEAGESVVYTETLSGDQYKAIKDKIASMKAYVLGSSDEFTLDTQGYEVVLK
- a CDS encoding type II CAAX endopeptidase family protein, coding for MENNIDEQFSSITTDENKKRLPGPVASGILFSIVTILLTFGGPILNFKNSYLKSGMGELIFILLPVVVFLIIGRYDIKRTLNLRGTRPLNYLLVVLLTLFGMPVVGVLNAITYGLIREIFGRNLPVPKVIVNDVPTLFIALLVIGVSAAVCEEVMFRGLIQNGYRKYGIAVSLGITSVLFGLLHRDIQKAVSTILLGALIGFIVYRTGSIFTGMIAHFTNNASAVILAFMASKMTGYLNGEDIQQAQSFDFSYLPTASIVIAFLFYTIIYMALVSGFVALLYAFYRSTKQDVKIMEEEAGQYELTHEKLGLPAILSMLPGLVIILFTFLYQIMKLKWG
- a CDS encoding ATP-binding protein, translated to MNRDIHNIIAREYERRQKLAADIVEQRKLQIYEKIPQLREIESMINRLGIKYNRLILSISGDRSVILNELTEKIAELSATRNELLAEHNISLDCIMPPYQCEKCKDTGYITGTAGSQRCSCYRQQIISHLFAQSNVNVNGKECFDNFNEMLYPDEVNEAKYGIGISPRENINNIMKSCIEFIKNIDDPNQKNLFFNGRTGVGKTFLSFCIARELINQGRTVLYLTAPALFDIITEHKMRNYKEDEYADDKYQSIFSVELLIIDDLGTEPLSDARYAELLNILNSRQSQNTVRTCKTIISTNIGPKKLYELYTERIASRIVGYFDRLVLAGKDIRLL
- a CDS encoding DnaD domain protein, producing MYFEDFKSLLYSDTLVSDIFISQYMPSMDSTCVKVYIYMLFLCKHNKKVTSDELAKTLNLSLDEVKSALTSLDNLEVINWVEDKIQLSDLKEAEIKRMYRLKSISSPEQANENFEKNKSRNNTLAAINSKFFQGLMAPNWYLTIDNWFTIYKFDEDVMYTLFKYCHDNNTFHKSYIEAVATNWHRRGIQNFFDLEKYFEDMSQVRGIKGTIIKKLRLRRALTEYESEYVERWVIDYKYGFDVIELALKKTVGKTNPDFKFLNSVLTRWHDLGLVTVEEILGYENSIKTQPQSVQGTQKTKPKQSQRDNFEQREYDDDYFENFFTNTSK